The following are encoded in a window of Roseimaritima ulvae genomic DNA:
- a CDS encoding Bax inhibitor-1/YccA family protein, with amino-acid sequence MNPYASHATYDVAQASEAERTTFIHKTYMHLGGAIGLFVGLEFLLFNLVPAATMESLVTRMLSGYMWLLVLGAFMVVSWLARSWAEGGASRGAQYAGLSLYVVAEAIIFLPILYIAMRISPDIPAMAGVLTLVTFGGLTVMVFVTRVDLHWMGKYLFMAGLLAMGLILCAVLFGFNLGVLFSGVMVALAAGYILYDTSNVMHHYRTDQYVAASLALFASVALLFWYVLRLVMAFSSND; translated from the coding sequence ATGAATCCATACGCGTCCCATGCCACCTATGATGTCGCCCAAGCTAGCGAAGCCGAACGCACGACATTTATTCATAAGACGTATATGCACCTGGGCGGTGCGATCGGATTGTTTGTCGGCCTCGAATTCTTGCTGTTCAACCTGGTGCCCGCCGCCACGATGGAATCGCTGGTCACGCGGATGCTGTCGGGTTATATGTGGTTGTTGGTCCTGGGCGCATTTATGGTCGTCAGCTGGCTGGCCCGGTCGTGGGCCGAAGGCGGTGCTTCGCGGGGCGCCCAATACGCCGGGCTGAGCCTGTATGTGGTCGCCGAAGCGATTATCTTTCTGCCGATTTTATACATCGCGATGCGGATCAGCCCGGACATCCCAGCGATGGCCGGGGTCCTCACGCTGGTCACCTTTGGCGGACTGACGGTGATGGTCTTTGTGACCCGCGTCGACTTGCACTGGATGGGTAAGTACCTGTTTATGGCCGGGTTGCTGGCGATGGGCCTGATCCTGTGTGCCGTGCTATTCGGTTTTAACTTGGGTGTGCTGTTTTCGGGCGTGATGGTGGCACTGGCCGCCGGCTACATCCTCTACGACACGTCCAACGTGATGCACCATTACCGCACCGACCAATACGTCGCCGCCTCGCTGGCCCTGTTCGCTTCGGTGGCTCTGCTGTTCTGGTACGTGCTGCGTCTGGTGATGGCGTTCAGCAGCAACGACTAG
- a CDS encoding flagellar biosynthetic protein FliR, which yields MGGSKNGGPDADRIRKRWHAVIAEATEMLLSHLVLFVLVLTRLSTLLMAMPAVGVGVPKRVRALLAITLSVLLLPTISNDLTSSTLPQIDNLIELLVAVAREALVGMLIGTVVQLLITGMQLAGELISSTGGMQLGDALDPTTRANMPALARMIGMLVTTVFIGLGGHRYMLAALMDSFQTMAPGNVILHQGMMDLVLHELSVGMSAGIRLAAPVLTALLLTNLVTGFISRTLPGLNVLAIGLNINAMAMLAVTAMAIGGASWIFSAELDVVFERIARLW from the coding sequence ATGGGTGGTTCAAAAAATGGTGGACCTGACGCGGACCGCATTCGAAAACGCTGGCATGCCGTGATCGCCGAAGCGACCGAAATGTTGCTGTCGCACCTGGTGCTGTTTGTGCTGGTGCTGACCCGCTTGAGCACGCTGCTGATGGCGATGCCGGCGGTGGGAGTGGGCGTGCCGAAACGAGTCCGAGCATTGTTGGCCATCACCTTGTCCGTGCTGCTGCTGCCGACGATCTCCAACGACCTGACCAGTTCCACACTGCCGCAGATCGACAACTTGATCGAGCTGCTGGTGGCCGTCGCGCGAGAGGCATTGGTGGGGATGTTGATCGGCACGGTGGTGCAATTGCTGATCACCGGCATGCAATTGGCCGGCGAATTGATCAGTAGTACCGGCGGGATGCAGTTGGGCGACGCGCTGGACCCCACGACGCGAGCCAACATGCCGGCGCTGGCGCGGATGATCGGAATGTTGGTGACGACCGTATTCATCGGGCTCGGCGGACACCGCTATATGTTGGCCGCCCTGATGGACAGTTTTCAGACCATGGCGCCGGGAAACGTCATCTTGCACCAAGGCATGATGGACTTGGTGCTGCACGAACTGTCGGTGGGCATGAGCGCCGGCATCCGGCTGGCAGCGCCCGTGCTGACCGCCTTGCTGCTGACCAACCTGGTTACCGGATTCATCAGCCGCACGCTGCCGGGATTAAACGTGTTGGCAATCGGTTTGAACATCAACGCGATGGCGATGCTGGCGGTGACGGCGATGGCGATCGGCGGAGCGAGTTGGATATTTTCGGCGGAATTAGACGTCGTCTTCGAACGCATCGCGAGACTGTGGTGA
- a CDS encoding flagellar biosynthetic protein FliQ, whose translation MNSETAVDMCREALMSAILIGSPILLVGMAVGLLIGLIQALTQVQDQTVSFVPKIFAMAVVMVACLPWVVQKMVDLTRTAFENAGMP comes from the coding sequence ATGAACAGTGAAACCGCCGTCGATATGTGCCGCGAAGCGTTGATGTCCGCCATCCTAATCGGCTCGCCGATCCTCCTGGTGGGGATGGCCGTGGGTCTGTTGATCGGCTTGATCCAAGCCCTGACACAGGTCCAGGATCAAACCGTCTCGTTTGTGCCTAAAATCTTTGCGATGGCCGTCGTAATGGTCGCCTGCCTGCCATGGGTGGTTCAAAAAATGGTGGACCTGACGCGGACCGCATTCGAAAACGCTGGCATGCCGTGA
- a CDS encoding peptidase associated/transthyretin-like domain-containing protein, with product MAFTILLPLAMLTGCSPSIPEATLSGNVTLNGKPYSDSAVMLIDLNSGQAGGTDIQPDGSFAIADPLPLGTYNVYLAPKALSEAEAASAAPITIDTSVPDKYWSEHSTDITVTIEEGENTATIELKS from the coding sequence TTGGCATTCACCATATTGCTTCCTTTGGCGATGTTGACGGGATGTTCGCCCAGCATTCCCGAAGCCACGTTGTCCGGTAATGTGACGCTCAACGGTAAACCCTACAGTGACTCAGCCGTGATGCTGATCGACCTGAATTCCGGTCAGGCCGGCGGCACCGACATCCAGCCCGACGGCAGTTTTGCTATCGCCGACCCGCTGCCGCTGGGCACCTACAATGTCTACCTGGCTCCGAAAGCACTAAGCGAAGCCGAAGCCGCCTCCGCCGCACCGATCACCATCGACACCTCGGTGCCGGACAAATACTGGAGCGAGCACTCGACCGATATCACCGTGACGATCGAAGAAGGCGAGAACACGGCGACCATCGAATTGAAGTCGTAG
- a CDS encoding DUF1559 family PulG-like putative transporter, translating to MGHGWSSNNGVLVPNESFKMKDITDGTSNTMIIADQSAFTAGVNRTANYYGGWYGTRHGSPVSAGRRDLWQTGTTCVRFAPNSNIVQTGATDYMFRNNTIINSFHPGGVTIGLCDGSVRFLPETVDFMTLKKMCCRYDGEVFEMP from the coding sequence CTGGGACATGGCTGGTCCAGCAACAATGGCGTGTTGGTTCCCAACGAGTCCTTCAAGATGAAAGACATCACCGACGGCACGTCCAACACGATGATCATCGCCGACCAGTCGGCCTTCACCGCCGGCGTTAATCGAACGGCCAACTATTACGGTGGTTGGTACGGCACGCGACACGGCAGTCCAGTTAGCGCTGGCCGTCGCGACCTCTGGCAAACCGGCACGACCTGCGTTCGTTTTGCTCCCAACAGCAATATCGTTCAGACCGGTGCGACCGACTACATGTTCCGTAACAACACAATCATCAATTCTTTCCATCCAGGTGGTGTCACGATTGGACTGTGTGACGGCAGCGTTCGCTTCCTGCCCGAAACCGTGGACTTCATGACCTTGAAGAAGATGTGCTGTCGGTACGACGGCGAAGTCTTCGAGATGCCCTAA
- the fliP gene encoding flagellar type III secretion system pore protein FliP (The bacterial flagellar biogenesis protein FliP forms a type III secretion system (T3SS)-type pore required for flagellar assembly.) produces the protein MFALMLICLSLLVGTASGQELAEPPAGALPATDAAAADPELLTAEDLGKPILESPLDFMSGGPERWTSPEGLSSSLQIVLLLTVLSLAPALLLMTTCYVRIIIVLGLLRQAIGLQSLPPSQVMTSIALFMTLFVMTPVWKQTYDEAIVPYTDPAVSMESSEAWERGVKPIRNFMARQIDVAENHDDVLLFYRYVNPGGEEPQSWDEIPLRAMLPAYMLSELKTAFLMGFQIYLPFLIVDLVVASVTISMGMLMLPPAVISLPFKLLLFVLVDGWHLVVQMLMDSFGTYGM, from the coding sequence ATGTTCGCTCTGATGCTGATATGTCTGAGCTTGCTGGTCGGCACAGCTAGCGGACAGGAATTGGCAGAGCCTCCTGCTGGAGCTTTGCCGGCAACCGACGCTGCGGCGGCGGATCCGGAACTGCTGACCGCCGAGGACCTGGGCAAACCGATACTCGAATCTCCACTGGATTTTATGTCCGGCGGCCCCGAACGTTGGACCAGCCCCGAAGGCCTGAGCAGCAGCCTGCAGATCGTGTTGTTGCTGACGGTGCTGAGCCTGGCGCCGGCTCTGCTGCTGATGACCACCTGTTATGTCCGCATCATCATCGTGCTGGGTTTGTTGCGGCAGGCGATCGGCCTGCAATCCTTGCCGCCCAGTCAGGTGATGACCAGTATCGCGCTGTTCATGACCCTGTTTGTAATGACGCCGGTCTGGAAACAGACCTATGACGAAGCCATCGTGCCGTACACCGATCCGGCCGTGTCGATGGAATCCTCGGAAGCTTGGGAGCGGGGCGTTAAGCCGATTCGCAACTTCATGGCTCGCCAGATCGACGTGGCCGAGAACCATGACGATGTGCTGCTGTTTTACCGGTATGTAAATCCTGGTGGCGAGGAACCGCAGAGCTGGGACGAGATTCCGCTGCGGGCGATGTTACCTGCGTACATGTTGAGCGAACTGAAGACCGCTTTCCTGATGGGATTCCAGATTTACCTTCCGTTTCTGATCGTCGACTTGGTGGTCGCCAGCGTGACGATTTCGATGGGCATGTTAATGTTGCCCCCAGCCGTGATCTCGTTGCCCTTTAAACTGCTGCTGTTTGTGTTGGTCGACGGCTGGCACTTGGTGGTGCAGATGTTGATGGATAGTTTTGGCACCTACGGGATGTGA
- a CDS encoding putative signal transducing protein, which translates to MDDRRRVLREAFNFVEAETIRIRLVDADIPAVVTGTDAGVALSMGGAGTDRLVRVEVAEADYDRANEILRADQARMRDAKPWICSRCGEPNEPAFEVCWSCGKPLADVDQRGAPTPLKPSDFTVDAPREEAPPELDADPNPYRPARLPSGTAIARPGVDVERQEDLEEQVRRAFLSSMVGLLVCPPLVNFYSLALVLMVPSEAYQRPPLRNRLLLAWVIDFVSIGVWTIVWMSTLR; encoded by the coding sequence ATGGACGATCGACGACGCGTGCTGCGCGAAGCGTTTAATTTCGTGGAAGCCGAAACGATCCGCATCCGCTTGGTGGACGCCGACATCCCGGCGGTGGTCACCGGTACCGATGCCGGCGTAGCGCTCAGCATGGGCGGCGCCGGCACGGATCGTTTGGTCCGCGTCGAGGTTGCCGAAGCCGATTACGATCGCGCCAACGAAATCCTGCGAGCCGATCAGGCGCGGATGCGGGACGCCAAACCGTGGATCTGCAGCCGCTGTGGCGAACCCAATGAACCGGCCTTCGAGGTCTGCTGGAGCTGCGGCAAACCGCTGGCCGATGTCGACCAACGCGGCGCCCCCACGCCGCTCAAACCGTCCGACTTCACCGTTGACGCCCCCCGCGAAGAAGCCCCACCCGAGCTCGATGCCGATCCCAATCCCTACCGCCCAGCGCGGCTGCCAAGCGGTACGGCGATAGCCCGGCCGGGCGTCGACGTGGAGCGGCAAGAAGATCTGGAGGAACAGGTGCGGCGAGCCTTCCTGTCTTCGATGGTGGGTCTGCTGGTCTGCCCCCCGCTGGTCAATTTCTACTCGCTGGCCCTGGTCCTGATGGTTCCCAGCGAAGCCTACCAACGGCCGCCGCTGCGCAATCGACTATTGCTAGCTTGGGTGATTGATTTCGTCAGCATCGGGGTTTGGACGATCGTCTGGATGTCAACCTTGCGCTAA
- the flhB gene encoding flagellar biosynthesis protein FlhB: MAESNGEKKHSASDQRRRKAREEGQVVKSQDLTSAAMLMAAVIALYWFGRDTVDKLAATLAEALSDGPDLALTTDVATANLAATAMRLGWIVMPMLLLMFVAGIAVNVGQVGLLLSTKKLMPQFSHINPVSGLKRILSLQGLMRLAFGIFKIGVIAYVAYLSIMQQQDAILGIAAMEIPLLAKTLFESLFRTSLWIAAALLFLALLEYAYQWWKHEEDMKMTDQEVRDEMKESDGDPQMKARRRQIQRQLAMQQIASEVPKADVVVANPTELSVAIKYDPAQMAAPMVVAKGAGTVAQRIRRVALEHGVPIVERKPLAQILYKTVEVGESIPLEQYQAVAEVLRYVYQLQGKTVPQAAA; encoded by the coding sequence ATGGCAGAATCCAACGGAGAAAAGAAACATTCAGCCAGTGACCAACGGCGACGTAAAGCTCGCGAGGAAGGTCAGGTCGTCAAGAGCCAAGACCTAACCTCCGCGGCGATGCTGATGGCCGCCGTGATCGCCTTGTACTGGTTCGGACGCGACACGGTCGACAAACTGGCGGCGACCCTGGCGGAAGCCCTGTCCGACGGCCCCGATTTGGCGCTCACCACCGACGTGGCGACGGCCAACCTGGCGGCCACCGCGATGCGACTGGGCTGGATCGTAATGCCGATGCTGCTGCTGATGTTCGTGGCCGGCATCGCCGTCAATGTCGGTCAGGTGGGGTTGTTGTTGAGCACCAAGAAATTGATGCCGCAGTTCAGTCACATCAACCCGGTGTCGGGACTGAAACGCATCTTGTCGCTGCAGGGCTTGATGCGTCTGGCTTTTGGCATTTTTAAAATTGGCGTGATCGCCTACGTCGCCTACCTGTCGATCATGCAACAACAGGACGCGATCCTGGGCATCGCCGCGATGGAGATTCCCCTGCTGGCTAAGACCCTGTTCGAAAGCCTGTTCCGGACCAGCCTATGGATCGCCGCGGCCCTGCTGTTCTTGGCTCTGCTGGAATACGCCTACCAGTGGTGGAAGCACGAAGAGGACATGAAGATGACCGACCAGGAAGTCCGTGACGAGATGAAAGAATCCGATGGCGACCCGCAAATGAAAGCCCGTCGGCGGCAGATCCAACGGCAGTTGGCAATGCAGCAGATCGCCTCGGAAGTTCCCAAAGCCGACGTGGTGGTCGCCAACCCCACAGAGTTATCGGTGGCGATCAAATACGACCCCGCTCAGATGGCCGCCCCGATGGTGGTGGCCAAAGGCGCCGGCACCGTGGCCCAACGCATCCGCCGCGTGGCCTTGGAACACGGCGTCCCAATCGTGGAACGCAAACCCTTGGCGCAGATCCTGTATAAAACCGTCGAAGTGGGCGAATCGATTCCGCTGGAACAATACCAAGCGGTCGCGGAAGTGCTGCGGTACGTATACCAACTGCAGGGCAAAACCGTGCCGCAAGCCGCGGCCTAG
- a CDS encoding Ig-like domain-containing protein yields the protein MKSIGRLFTRSKNVRRKQAQTGGKRRLRSEALERRELLAGDLLAFHNDFAPADVNRDYRIEPIDALMVINQLNRRGAGDVETLMEGEDATETGFVDVDGDEELAPADALFVVNALNRGQGVDGELIELRLGLRDHETDADLLADGSRTLNLVFDDTTERSQIVDLEVSYLDLRGFGADAGAFTVYTDIFSPTAEMAGSGFTFADVVEPVVTETQELLFSTEITSASGTIFFSEEGAVGQTPVPVTVSQLGSNPSGAIEGVLTQLGYSSDQFSVETLPPLNDTIGLDIQIRFLTDGLANQQLPNLVADTSQLSGDPVVFQNNETPAILNAGQPNESVNPEAIPLNINLMSRSAGGQLVYENTISGAFDADGYDNVGGQAAGNLPGGYNDQGNTMPYDAYSLPIRFKQLVSDFVIQVDQPLEDPREASGNELLLIDETDKLRADNAKVDIEDDPSVAGDDRYGLVVINVLEGGLSAGTGSITLNEDLSPAGGNTIDLSTLVDDLTDPNATLTILSASDGSDGDVSLTGSVATYTPDADFFGDDSFTYVVSNGSEQRTGTVNVTVNSQNDAPTGVADTISATRGSVRVIQPAELLSNDSGGPANEDQNLEIASVAGAGAVLNGDGTVSYTPPATGATATFSYVARDSDGATSASIQVTVNIDEQPVAPTASDFTLSGTENTTLNFTDSDLLANVIGTSPIVVDDVSGLTSLVTGLGAGTLTDNGNGSYSYTPVNGDVFGDVATFEYTVSNDLGSDTATVTINLAGVNDSPTAGDDSFDVEELSGPQTLDVLDNDSAGPLETTDSITVTTVSGAGVSIAPGGGAVVYDPLLLEPGQTTFTYTISDSGNLTSQATVTINVTQGPRPRALDDTATTDEAITVDVPVLANDRANPGETLSIAGLGAITEGAGEATLSIVGDSVRVDPSDDYNGRIVFTYSVTDSGGVVVDQAAATGTVTVTVGPVNDPPVIGADPARTTTSNESLTVAISDLLANDNPGVGEGDQEISVTAVTLATAEGGTAIMDNGNIVYTPPLNFEGTDTLSYTVSDNGDPVASSPASLTIQVNNIDPTAGDDSVVAFKNFTSTFTSAQLLANDSAGEATQTLSITAVDNTGTRGTATLMADGSIQFVPETEFIGSTSFQYTITDGIETATGTVNVDVQEFQPSTISGSVFFDEIESLDNPVRNGTREAGEMGLGGHPVMLYSAATDNVSGAVISRTQLTELDGDFSFGLLPPGTYVVSFPTSPDLIDGADTAGTQGDLDSVENQFTIDIAQPGGVDATDYAFSLIGYTGTAAAAAVENLDLLASTYLRNNSTASASSNGGAQGATASLHADGSLNFMTVKQGFEGVRYAEVALSQDATSALLTIINTAGEVLTANLNDDQFMTVADGEGGLAVRIFGGIEDFVFDVVPSDALYEEYDDFRKAIDQILGSGDFA from the coding sequence ATGAAATCAATTGGCCGCCTTTTTACTCGTTCGAAGAACGTACGTCGCAAACAGGCTCAGACCGGCGGAAAGCGGCGTCTGCGAAGCGAAGCGTTGGAGCGGCGTGAGTTGTTGGCCGGTGACCTGCTCGCCTTCCACAATGACTTTGCTCCCGCGGACGTTAATCGCGATTACCGGATCGAGCCCATCGATGCGTTGATGGTAATTAACCAGCTGAACCGTCGCGGCGCGGGCGATGTGGAAACCCTGATGGAGGGCGAAGACGCCACCGAGACCGGTTTTGTCGACGTCGACGGCGACGAGGAACTGGCCCCGGCCGACGCCCTGTTTGTCGTCAACGCACTGAACCGTGGCCAGGGCGTCGATGGTGAGTTGATCGAATTGCGGTTGGGCCTGCGGGATCACGAAACCGATGCCGATCTGTTGGCCGATGGCAGCCGCACGCTGAACTTGGTGTTCGACGATACCACTGAGCGAAGCCAGATTGTGGATTTGGAAGTTTCTTACTTGGACCTGCGAGGTTTCGGCGCCGACGCGGGGGCCTTTACGGTCTACACCGACATCTTTTCGCCCACCGCGGAAATGGCCGGCAGTGGCTTTACGTTTGCTGATGTCGTCGAGCCGGTGGTGACGGAAACGCAGGAGTTGTTGTTCTCCACCGAAATCACTTCGGCGAGCGGCACGATCTTTTTCTCCGAAGAGGGCGCGGTAGGTCAGACGCCGGTTCCGGTGACGGTCAGCCAATTGGGCAGCAACCCCAGCGGGGCGATTGAAGGGGTGCTGACGCAGCTAGGGTATAGCAGCGACCAGTTTTCGGTCGAAACCTTGCCGCCGCTGAACGACACGATTGGGTTGGACATCCAGATTCGCTTCCTGACCGACGGCTTGGCCAATCAGCAGTTGCCCAACCTTGTCGCCGACACCAGTCAGTTGAGCGGTGATCCGGTTGTTTTCCAGAACAATGAGACGCCGGCGATTCTAAATGCCGGTCAACCCAATGAAAGCGTCAATCCCGAAGCGATTCCGCTGAACATTAATCTGATGAGCCGTAGCGCTGGCGGCCAACTGGTTTACGAGAACACTATCTCTGGCGCTTTTGACGCCGATGGGTATGACAACGTCGGTGGTCAAGCGGCGGGCAACCTGCCCGGTGGCTATAACGACCAGGGCAACACGATGCCCTACGATGCCTACAGCTTGCCGATTCGCTTTAAGCAATTGGTCAGCGACTTTGTGATCCAGGTCGACCAGCCTTTGGAAGATCCCCGTGAGGCTTCGGGCAACGAATTGTTGTTGATCGATGAGACGGACAAGTTGCGAGCGGACAATGCCAAAGTCGACATCGAAGACGATCCTTCGGTAGCCGGTGACGACCGTTACGGTTTGGTGGTCATCAACGTGCTAGAGGGCGGCTTGAGCGCCGGCACCGGCAGCATCACTCTGAATGAAGACCTGTCGCCAGCCGGCGGCAATACGATCGACCTATCGACGTTGGTCGACGACCTGACGGATCCGAATGCCACGCTTACGATTCTCTCGGCATCCGATGGCTCCGACGGCGATGTCAGCTTGACCGGTTCGGTCGCGACCTACACGCCGGATGCGGACTTCTTTGGTGATGATTCGTTTACCTATGTGGTCAGCAACGGTTCGGAGCAGCGAACCGGCACGGTGAACGTGACCGTGAATTCGCAAAACGACGCCCCCACCGGCGTCGCTGACACGATCTCGGCGACCCGCGGTTCGGTGCGGGTTATCCAGCCGGCGGAGTTGCTGAGCAACGATAGTGGCGGGCCGGCGAACGAAGACCAAAACTTGGAAATCGCTTCGGTGGCCGGTGCGGGAGCCGTATTGAACGGTGACGGCACGGTGTCTTACACGCCGCCGGCTACCGGCGCGACGGCCACGTTCAGTTATGTGGCCCGCGATTCGGACGGTGCGACTTCTGCGTCCATTCAGGTGACCGTCAATATCGACGAACAGCCTGTGGCTCCCACGGCCAGCGATTTCACGCTGTCGGGTACCGAAAACACGACCTTGAATTTCACCGACAGTGATCTGTTGGCGAACGTGATCGGCACCTCGCCGATCGTGGTGGATGATGTTTCCGGACTGACGTCCTTGGTGACGGGGCTGGGGGCCGGCACGCTGACCGATAACGGCAATGGCAGCTACAGCTATACGCCGGTCAACGGGGACGTCTTCGGCGACGTGGCGACCTTTGAGTACACCGTCAGCAACGACCTGGGGTCGGACACCGCCACGGTGACGATCAATCTGGCGGGCGTGAATGATTCGCCCACGGCGGGAGACGACAGCTTTGACGTGGAAGAATTGTCCGGCCCGCAGACGTTGGATGTGCTGGACAATGACAGTGCTGGCCCATTGGAAACGACCGATTCGATCACGGTCACGACTGTCAGTGGCGCCGGCGTTAGCATCGCCCCCGGTGGCGGAGCGGTGGTGTATGACCCGTTGTTGTTGGAACCCGGTCAGACAACGTTCACCTACACGATTAGTGATTCGGGCAATCTGACCAGCCAAGCCACCGTCACGATCAACGTCACTCAGGGTCCGCGACCGCGAGCGTTGGATGATACGGCCACCACCGACGAAGCCATCACGGTGGACGTGCCGGTGTTGGCCAATGACCGCGCCAATCCAGGTGAAACCCTGTCGATCGCCGGCTTGGGAGCGATCACCGAAGGCGCCGGCGAAGCCACGCTTTCGATCGTCGGCGACAGCGTTCGCGTCGATCCCAGCGACGACTACAACGGCCGCATCGTATTCACCTACAGCGTGACCGATTCCGGCGGAGTAGTTGTGGATCAGGCGGCGGCCACGGGCACCGTGACCGTCACTGTGGGACCGGTTAATGACCCGCCGGTAATCGGAGCCGATCCGGCGCGGACGACCACCAGTAACGAATCGTTGACGGTCGCCATCAGCGATTTGTTGGCCAACGACAATCCCGGCGTCGGCGAAGGTGATCAAGAAATTTCGGTCACCGCAGTGACGCTGGCGACTGCCGAAGGCGGCACGGCGATCATGGACAACGGCAATATCGTGTACACGCCGCCGCTGAACTTTGAAGGCACCGACACGCTGTCTTACACCGTCAGCGACAATGGCGATCCGGTGGCCAGTTCGCCGGCCTCGTTGACCATTCAGGTCAACAATATCGATCCCACCGCGGGCGACGACAGCGTAGTGGCCTTCAAAAACTTTACTTCCACATTCACCTCGGCCCAGTTGTTGGCCAACGACAGCGCCGGCGAAGCCACTCAAACGCTTTCGATCACCGCCGTCGACAATACGGGCACCCGAGGCACCGCCACGCTGATGGCCGACGGCAGCATTCAGTTTGTGCCGGAAACCGAATTCATCGGCAGCACCAGTTTCCAGTACACCATCACTGATGGCATCGAAACGGCTACCGGCACTGTTAACGTGGACGTTCAAGAATTCCAGCCCAGCACGATCTCAGGCTCGGTGTTCTTTGACGAAATTGAGAGCCTGGACAATCCAGTGCGAAACGGGACCCGCGAAGCCGGTGAGATGGGCTTGGGCGGACACCCGGTGATGCTTTACAGTGCTGCCACGGACAATGTTTCCGGGGCCGTGATTTCCCGTACTCAACTGACCGAATTGGATGGCGACTTTAGCTTCGGGCTGTTGCCGCCCGGTACCTACGTGGTCAGCTTCCCAACTTCGCCTGACCTCATCGATGGTGCGGACACCGCGGGAACGCAGGGCGATTTGGACAGTGTGGAAAATCAATTCACCATCGACATCGCTCAACCCGGCGGCGTGGACGCGACCGATTATGCCTTCTCCTTGATCGGTTACACCGGCACGGCCGCCGCCGCGGCGGTGGAGAACTTGGATCTGTTGGCCTCGACGTATCTGCGGAACAACTCCACGGCTAGTGCCAGTTCTAACGGTGGAGCCCAAGGAGCCACGGCTTCCTTGCACGCCGATGGAAGCCTGAACTTTATGACCGTCAAGCAGGGCTTTGAGGGCGTCCGGTACGCGGAAGTCGCACTCAGCCAGGACGCCACGTCTGCCCTGCTGACGATTATCAACACGGCTGGCGAAGTGTTAACGGCGAATCTGAATGATGACCAGTTTATGACGGTTGCTGACGGTGAAGGCGGCCTTGCGGTTCGCATCTTCGGCGGCATCGAAGACTTTGTGTTCGACGTCGTGCCTTCCGACGCGCTGTACGAGGAATACGATGACTTCCGCAAAGCCATCGATCAGATCCTGGGTTCGGGAGATTTCGCGTAA
- the fliO gene encoding flagellar biosynthetic protein FliO, which translates to MNARILALPIIALLAATLAEPVAAQSPPAAQAAGSPVAASSRGIVLDATESSSRSANPTTANWESEHDFAAARQASQSDGSSPFRSRVKDAENTEGGTTLPLTTVFSSLAIVLGLFGALVWVLRRSGGAGLSNVSKDTLQVLGRAPLAPRQNIVLVRCGRRVLVLAVGGTNTSTLAEITDPDEINELLAGCGGQGGRQQFMQTLQAMGQERPASPGFVGSDDASKKPRRNSLFASA; encoded by the coding sequence ATGAACGCTCGCATTTTGGCCCTGCCGATCATCGCGCTGCTCGCCGCCACACTTGCCGAACCTGTCGCCGCCCAATCACCACCCGCCGCGCAGGCAGCAGGCAGCCCCGTCGCGGCCAGCTCCCGCGGCATCGTGCTGGACGCCACCGAATCGTCCTCCCGCTCGGCCAATCCCACCACCGCCAACTGGGAATCCGAGCACGACTTCGCTGCCGCGCGACAAGCCAGTCAGTCCGACGGCAGCTCCCCGTTTCGCTCCCGTGTCAAAGACGCCGAGAACACTGAGGGCGGCACCACCTTGCCCCTGACCACCGTGTTCAGTTCCCTGGCCATCGTGCTGGGCCTGTTCGGCGCGCTGGTGTGGGTGCTCCGTCGTTCCGGCGGCGCGGGCCTCTCCAACGTTTCCAAAGACACCTTGCAGGTCCTCGGCCGCGCCCCGCTGGCCCCGCGGCAAAACATCGTGCTGGTTCGCTGTGGCCGCAGGGTTTTAGTCCTGGCCGTGGGCGGCACCAATACCTCGACATTGGCGGAAATTACCGATCCAGATGAAATCAACGAGTTGCTGGCCGGCTGTGGAGGCCAGGGAGGCCGGCAACAATTCATGCAAACCCTGCAAGCGATGGGCCAGGAACGTCCCGCCAGCCCCGGCTTTGTAGGCAGCGACGATGCCTCCAAAAAACCTCGACGCAACAGTTTGTTCGCCAGCGCGTAA